In Gloeocapsa sp. PCC 73106, a single genomic region encodes these proteins:
- the ureA gene encoding urease subunit gamma, whose amino-acid sequence MQLSPQEKDKLLIFTAALLAERRKARGLKLNYPEAIAYISAAILEGAREGHTVSELMSYGKTILTKDDLMDGIADMIPEIQVEATFPDGTKLVTVHDPIT is encoded by the coding sequence ATGCAATTATCTCCCCAAGAAAAAGATAAACTCCTAATTTTTACAGCAGCCTTACTCGCCGAAAGACGCAAAGCTAGAGGGTTAAAACTAAACTACCCAGAAGCAATAGCCTATATCTCAGCAGCGATTCTAGAAGGCGCTAGAGAAGGACACACAGTATCAGAATTGATGAGTTATGGTAAAACTATTTTAACCAAAGACGACCTGATGGATGGGATAGCAGACATGATTCCCGAAATACAGGTAGAAGCAACCTTTCCTGATGGTACTAAATTAGTAACAGTGCATGACCCCATTACATAG
- the ureB gene encoding urease subunit beta, whose protein sequence is MIPGEIITQPGSIEINSGRKTITISVGNTGDRPIQVGSHFHFYEVNSALIFPREVTKGMRLNIPAGTAVRFEPGDEKSVELVTMGGSREIYGFNGLVNGVITDEL, encoded by the coding sequence ATGATTCCAGGCGAAATTATCACTCAACCAGGGTCAATAGAAATAAATTCTGGCCGTAAAACCATAACAATTAGTGTAGGAAACACAGGCGATCGCCCCATTCAAGTAGGTTCCCATTTCCATTTCTACGAAGTAAATTCAGCCTTAATATTCCCCCGGGAAGTAACTAAAGGAATGCGCTTGAATATCCCCGCAGGGACAGCAGTACGCTTCGAACCAGGAGACGAAAAATCAGTAGAATTAGTCACAATGGGTGGGAGTAGAGAGATTTACGGCTTTAATGGTCTAGTCAACGGAGTAATAACAGATGAGTTATAG
- the ureC gene encoding urease subunit alpha, with protein sequence MSYRMDRRAYAETYGPTIGDRLRLADTELFIEVEKDYTIYGEEVKFGGGKVIRDGMGQSPLSRAEGAVDLVITNALILDWWGVVKADIGIKDGKILQIGKAGNPYIQDRVNIIIGPATEVIAGEGMILTPGGIDSHIHFICPQQIETAIASGITTMIGGGTGPATGTNATTCTPGPWNIHRMLEAAEAFPINLGFLGKGNSAKPEGLVEQVLAGAMGLKLHEDWGTTPAAIDTCLEVADKYDIQVAIHTDTLNEAGFVEDTIKAFKNRVIHTYHTEGAGGGHAPDIIKVCGQANVLPSSTNPTRPYTLNTLEEHLDMLMVCHHLDRSIPEDVAFAESRIRPETIAAEDILHDLGAFSMISSDSQAMGRVGETIIRTWQTAHKMKVQRGILGHNERAKRYIAKYTINPAITHGIAEYVGSVEVGKLADLCLWKPAFFGVKPEIVIKGGMIVSAQMGDPNASIPTPQPIHHRPMFASYGKAIASTSLIFVSQAAQNADIAGQLGLSKKTVPVANTRNLSKKDMKLNDTLPEISVDPQTYEVKADGEILRCEPATSLPMAQRYFLF encoded by the coding sequence ATGAGTTATAGAATGGATCGCCGCGCTTACGCCGAAACCTACGGACCCACAATAGGCGATCGCCTGCGTCTAGCGGATACAGAACTATTTATTGAAGTAGAAAAAGACTACACCATTTACGGCGAAGAGGTCAAATTTGGTGGCGGTAAAGTGATTAGAGATGGTATGGGACAATCCCCCTTATCTCGCGCTGAAGGAGCAGTAGATTTAGTAATTACCAACGCCCTAATTCTCGACTGGTGGGGAGTAGTTAAAGCTGATATTGGTATCAAAGACGGGAAAATCTTACAAATTGGTAAAGCGGGTAACCCCTACATCCAAGACAGAGTAAATATTATCATTGGACCCGCCACTGAAGTAATAGCAGGAGAAGGAATGATCCTCACCCCAGGAGGAATCGATAGTCACATACACTTTATCTGTCCTCAACAGATTGAAACGGCGATCGCCTCGGGAATTACCACGATGATCGGCGGTGGAACCGGTCCTGCTACAGGGACAAATGCAACTACCTGTACACCAGGTCCTTGGAATATTCACCGTATGCTAGAAGCGGCTGAAGCGTTTCCCATTAATTTGGGTTTTCTCGGTAAAGGAAACAGCGCCAAACCCGAAGGACTAGTAGAACAGGTATTAGCTGGCGCCATGGGCTTAAAACTACACGAAGATTGGGGAACTACACCTGCAGCTATAGACACTTGTTTAGAGGTAGCTGATAAATACGATATTCAAGTAGCGATCCACACCGACACCCTCAACGAAGCCGGTTTCGTCGAAGACACCATCAAAGCCTTTAAAAATAGAGTAATTCACACCTATCACACCGAAGGCGCCGGAGGTGGTCACGCACCCGATATTATTAAAGTGTGTGGTCAAGCTAACGTCTTACCCTCCTCTACTAACCCCACTCGTCCTTATACTCTTAATACCCTCGAAGAACATTTAGATATGCTGATGGTTTGTCACCATTTAGATCGCAGCATACCCGAAGATGTAGCCTTCGCTGAATCGAGAATACGCCCAGAAACCATCGCAGCAGAAGATATTCTCCACGATTTAGGCGCTTTTAGTATGATTTCCTCCGACTCCCAAGCTATGGGAAGAGTAGGAGAAACTATTATCCGCACCTGGCAAACCGCCCATAAAATGAAGGTCCAAAGGGGGATATTGGGACATAATGAGCGCGCTAAGCGTTATATCGCTAAATACACCATTAACCCCGCCATTACCCACGGTATCGCTGAATATGTGGGCTCGGTAGAAGTGGGTAAGTTGGCAGATTTGTGTCTCTGGAAACCAGCATTTTTTGGCGTCAAACCCGAAATAGTAATCAAAGGCGGTATGATCGTTAGCGCCCAAATGGGAGACCCCAACGCGAGTATACCTACACCCCAACCCATCCATCACCGTCCTATGTTCGCTAGTTACGGCAAAGCGATCGCATCTACTTCCTTAATTTTTGTTTCTCAAGCCGCTCAAAATGCTGATATCGCTGGACAATTGGGTTTGAGTAAGAAAACCGTTCCCGTGGCTAATACGCGCAATCTGAGCAAAAAAGACATGAAACTCAATGACACCCTACCAGAGATTAGCGTCGACCCCCAAACCTACGAGGTGAAAGCCGATGGTGAAATACTGCGCTGTGAACCAGCAACGAGTTTACCCATGGCTCAACGTTATTTTTTGTTCTAA
- the thrS gene encoding threonine--tRNA ligase — MSKQLMQTAPENSQNPVKLPRTSESELIKKIRHTTSHVMAMAVQKLFPKAQVTIGPWTETGFYYDFDLPETITETDLKAIKKEMVKIINQKLPVTREEVSREEAAQRIQSINEPYKLEILDSISEPITIYHLGDKWWDLCAGPHLESTAELDPKAIELESVAGAYWRGDSTKAQLQRVYGTAWETPEQLAEYKRRKEEALKRDHRKLGKELGLFIFADIVGPGLPLWTPKGTIIRSILEDFLKQEQLKRGYLPVVTPHIARVDLFKTSGHWQKYQEDMFPMMAESPEEAQLEQGFVLKPMNCPFHIQIYKSELRSYRELPMRLAEFGTVYRYEQSGELGGLTRVRGFTVDDSHLFVSPSQLEAEFLEVVDLILSVFQSLQLKNFKARLSFRDPDSDKYIGSPEVWDQAQNAIRRAVKTLGMEYFEAPGEAAFYGPKLDFIFQDALEREWQLGTVQVDYNLPDRFDLEYVNESGNRERPVMIHRAPFGSLERLIGILIEEYAGDFPLWLAPVQVRLLPVSEVQWDFVQAVAKTMQSVGIRAEADVSKERLGKMIRNAEKQKIPVMAVVGPQEIESNTLNIRTRASGELGAISVDTMIERLKRAIVTKQNL, encoded by the coding sequence ATGTCTAAACAACTGATGCAAACCGCCCCCGAAAACTCACAAAACCCAGTAAAATTACCACGCACCAGCGAATCAGAATTAATCAAAAAGATTCGGCATACTACTTCTCACGTGATGGCGATGGCGGTACAGAAGTTGTTTCCCAAAGCCCAAGTTACTATAGGTCCTTGGACAGAAACGGGCTTTTACTACGATTTTGACTTACCCGAGACGATTACCGAAACCGATCTTAAAGCCATAAAAAAAGAAATGGTTAAGATCATTAATCAGAAATTACCCGTCACCAGAGAAGAAGTCTCTCGGGAAGAAGCAGCTCAACGCATTCAATCAATCAACGAACCCTACAAATTAGAAATACTCGACAGCATCTCTGAACCCATTACTATCTATCACTTGGGAGATAAATGGTGGGATCTCTGCGCTGGACCCCATTTAGAGAGCACAGCGGAACTCGACCCCAAAGCGATCGAATTAGAAAGCGTCGCGGGCGCCTATTGGCGAGGAGACTCAACTAAAGCCCAACTCCAGCGAGTTTACGGTACCGCTTGGGAAACACCAGAACAATTAGCAGAATACAAACGACGCAAAGAAGAAGCCCTCAAACGCGATCATCGCAAATTAGGCAAAGAATTGGGCTTATTTATCTTCGCAGATATCGTCGGACCGGGTTTACCCCTCTGGACTCCTAAAGGGACGATCATTCGCTCAATCCTCGAAGATTTCCTCAAACAAGAACAACTCAAGCGCGGTTATCTTCCCGTGGTTACTCCCCATATCGCTCGCGTCGATCTGTTTAAAACCTCTGGACATTGGCAAAAATATCAAGAGGATATGTTCCCCATGATGGCAGAATCCCCAGAAGAGGCTCAATTAGAGCAGGGTTTTGTCCTCAAACCAATGAATTGTCCTTTTCATATTCAAATCTATAAGAGTGAGTTGCGCTCTTACCGGGAGTTACCGATGCGTTTGGCTGAATTTGGGACCGTCTATCGTTACGAACAATCAGGGGAATTGGGGGGTTTAACGAGGGTTAGGGGTTTTACTGTGGACGACTCCCATCTCTTTGTTAGTCCTAGTCAACTTGAGGCAGAATTTTTAGAGGTAGTTGATTTAATTTTAAGCGTCTTTCAAAGTCTGCAGCTCAAAAACTTTAAAGCTAGACTTAGTTTCCGCGATCCCGATTCAGATAAGTACATCGGTTCTCCCGAAGTGTGGGATCAAGCCCAAAACGCTATCCGTAGGGCGGTTAAAACCCTGGGAATGGAATACTTCGAAGCACCAGGAGAAGCAGCTTTCTATGGTCCTAAATTAGATTTTATCTTCCAGGATGCTCTAGAAAGAGAATGGCAGTTAGGGACAGTACAAGTAGACTATAATTTACCAGATCGCTTCGATTTAGAATACGTCAATGAGTCTGGAAATAGAGAACGCCCTGTAATGATTCATCGCGCTCCCTTTGGTTCTCTAGAGCGTTTAATTGGTATTTTAATCGAAGAATACGCGGGGGATTTCCCTCTGTGGTTAGCGCCAGTACAGGTAAGACTTTTACCCGTGAGTGAAGTTCAGTGGGACTTTGTGCAAGCAGTAGCTAAAACAATGCAAAGCGTGGGAATTCGTGCCGAAGCCGATGTTAGTAAAGAAAGACTCGGGAAAATGATTCGTAACGCCGAAAAGCAGAAAATACCCGTAATGGCGGTAGTAGGGCCTCAAGAAATAGAGAGTAATACCCTGAATATTCGTACCCGCGCTTCCGGAGAACTCGGTGCTATTAGTGTAGATACTATGATTGAACGCTTGAAAAGAGCGATCGTCACCAAACAAAATCTCTAA
- a CDS encoding DUF2442 domain-containing protein — protein sequence MKCPRICKDQAIDDYTLIIEFTNQEVKQYDVRHLLENSMFAPLRQPAFFKNFKVEPGGYGIVWNEDIELTKLHCEMASRFLDDLNFLYS from the coding sequence ATGAAATGCCCTCGAATTTGCAAGGATCAAGCAATTGATGATTACACCTTGATAATTGAATTCACAAATCAAGAAGTCAAGCAATATGATGTTCGCCATCTTTTAGAAAATTCCATGTTTGCTCCACTTCGCCAACCTGCATTTTTTAAGAACTTTAAGGTTGAACCAGGGGGCTATGGAATTGTGTGGAATGAAGATATCGAGCTGACTAAGTTGCACTGTGAGATGGCAAGTCGTTTTTTGGATGACCTCAATTTTCTCTATTCTTAA
- the pipX gene encoding transcriptional coactivator PipX has product MTSEIYLNHPTFGLLYRVCVLGDGRDLFTTLYAQRLFFIVTTKPEGVNFEPITRSEARLSVDRRLRELRMLDASAREYLELHEVYKRTF; this is encoded by the coding sequence ATGACCAGTGAAATCTATCTCAACCATCCGACTTTTGGTTTGCTATATCGTGTCTGTGTTTTAGGAGACGGTCGTGATTTATTCACTACCCTTTATGCTCAACGTTTGTTTTTTATAGTCACCACGAAACCCGAAGGAGTTAATTTTGAGCCAATCACTCGTTCAGAGGCTCGCTTGTCAGTAGATAGACGTCTACGAGAGTTGCGTATGTTGGACGCGTCCGCTAGAGAATATTTGGAGTTACACGAGGTTTACAAGCGTACCTTTTAA
- a CDS encoding YggS family pyridoxal phosphate-dependent enzyme — MSLIIQKIEQLRQEIPPNVRLIGITKGVEVEAIAQAYDAGLRDFGESRLQEAIPKQEQLKSYQDITWHFIGHLQSRKAKKVVESFPWIHSVDSLKLAERLDDCARELSVSPRVCLQVKLVPDPNKYGWHSQELIQDLATLNQYQHLNIQGLMTILPLGLSPTEALTVFKSTRELAQQINQQNWSNLRLSELSMGMSGDYLLGIQAGATMIRLGRAIFL; from the coding sequence ATGAGTTTGATTATCCAAAAGATTGAGCAACTACGCCAAGAAATTCCTCCCAACGTGCGTTTAATCGGTATTACTAAAGGAGTTGAAGTAGAGGCGATCGCCCAAGCCTATGACGCAGGATTGCGTGATTTCGGCGAAAGTCGTCTCCAAGAAGCTATTCCTAAACAAGAACAGCTCAAAAGTTATCAAGATATCACGTGGCATTTTATTGGTCACTTACAAAGCCGAAAAGCTAAAAAAGTAGTCGAATCATTCCCCTGGATTCATTCTGTAGATAGTCTCAAATTAGCCGAACGTCTCGATGATTGCGCCAGGGAATTATCTGTATCCCCGAGGGTATGTTTACAGGTTAAATTAGTCCCCGATCCAAATAAATACGGTTGGCATAGTCAGGAATTAATACAAGATTTAGCCACACTCAACCAGTATCAACATCTAAACATCCAAGGATTAATGACTATTTTACCCTTAGGTTTATCACCAACAGAAGCATTAACCGTATTTAAATCTACTCGAGAATTAGCGCAACAGATTAATCAACAAAATTGGTCTAATTTACGGCTATCTGAACTATCCATGGGGATGTCGGGAGATTATCTCTTAGGGATTCAAGCAGGAGCCACCATGATCCGTTTAGGTAGGGCTATTTTTCTCTAA
- the sir gene encoding sulfite reductase, ferredoxin dependent encodes MVNTSELPQARVSKVEGIKERSNYLREPLATELPQDTTHFSEEGIQILKFHGSYQQDNRDNRAKGQEKDYQFMLRTRNPGGFIPPELYLTLDSLSETYGNQTLRATTRQGFQLHGVLKKNLKTVIAEVIKNMGSTLGACGDLNRNVMAPPAPFKARADYQYAWDYAHSIADLLTPQTGAYYEIWLDGEKAITGEESAEIKAARLKNGNVPVFKEQEEPIYGQHYMPRKFKCSLTVPGDNSVDVYTHDLSLVVITDEQEELQGFNILAGGGLGRTHNKEETFARMADPIGYVAKEDVYDLVKAIVATQRDYGDRVNRRHARMKYLIQDWGVAKFCEQVESYLGKQLEPFRSLPPWQYQDFLGWQEQGDGKLFFGLSIENGRVKDEGAWQLKTALREIISQFSLPMRLTPNHNLLIYEIEPENQEKINHIFEKYGVEIRPEAINPLVRYSMACPALPTCGLAVTESERVLPSILDRIQKLLQKLNMAEHNFVVRMTGCPNGCARPYMAELGFVGSAPEAYQVWLGGSPNQTVLAQPYVEKLPISELESFLEPILLFFRNSRRENESFGEFCHRVGFEAIRKFTTKSEKRNRKSQHRIGIPDDAYTRLKAISLAENKPMNLIVAEALEVYFSREVLEKNSPT; translated from the coding sequence TAAAGAACGCAGCAATTATCTTAGAGAACCCTTAGCGACTGAGTTGCCACAAGATACTACTCATTTTAGCGAAGAGGGGATACAAATTCTCAAATTTCATGGTTCTTATCAACAAGATAATCGAGATAACCGTGCCAAAGGGCAAGAAAAAGACTATCAGTTTATGTTGCGCACTCGCAACCCTGGGGGGTTTATCCCTCCTGAACTATATTTAACCTTAGACAGTTTATCAGAAACCTACGGTAATCAGACCCTAAGAGCAACTACTCGTCAGGGTTTTCAACTCCATGGCGTTTTAAAAAAGAATCTGAAAACCGTCATAGCAGAGGTTATTAAGAATATGGGTTCAACTCTGGGAGCATGTGGTGACTTGAATCGCAACGTAATGGCACCTCCTGCTCCTTTTAAGGCCCGTGCTGACTACCAATACGCGTGGGATTATGCTCATAGCATCGCCGACTTGCTGACGCCTCAGACTGGGGCTTATTACGAAATTTGGCTAGATGGAGAAAAGGCGATTACCGGGGAAGAATCGGCAGAAATAAAAGCAGCTAGACTGAAAAATGGCAACGTTCCTGTATTTAAGGAGCAAGAAGAGCCAATTTACGGACAGCATTATATGCCTCGGAAATTTAAATGTTCCCTCACGGTACCTGGGGATAATTCTGTAGATGTCTATACCCATGATTTGAGCTTGGTAGTGATTACCGATGAGCAGGAGGAATTACAAGGATTCAATATCCTAGCAGGAGGTGGGTTAGGGCGCACCCACAATAAGGAAGAGACTTTTGCCCGGATGGCGGATCCCATCGGTTACGTGGCTAAAGAGGATGTCTATGATTTGGTCAAGGCGATCGTAGCGACTCAGAGAGACTACGGCGATCGCGTCAATCGTCGTCACGCTCGGATGAAATACCTGATTCAGGATTGGGGTGTAGCTAAATTCTGTGAACAGGTAGAATCGTACTTGGGTAAACAGTTAGAGCCCTTTCGCTCTTTACCACCCTGGCAATATCAAGACTTTTTAGGATGGCAAGAGCAGGGAGATGGTAAACTCTTTTTTGGTCTGTCTATTGAAAATGGTCGCGTTAAAGATGAAGGTGCATGGCAACTTAAAACGGCTTTAAGAGAAATTATTAGCCAATTCTCTCTACCGATGCGCTTAACTCCTAACCACAATTTGCTGATCTACGAGATTGAACCGGAAAATCAAGAGAAGATTAATCATATTTTCGAAAAATACGGCGTTGAAATCCGTCCTGAAGCCATAAATCCCTTGGTGCGCTACTCTATGGCTTGTCCTGCTCTACCTACCTGTGGTTTAGCTGTTACCGAATCAGAACGAGTTCTACCCTCTATTTTAGACAGAATTCAGAAACTGCTACAAAAATTAAATATGGCTGAGCATAATTTTGTGGTCAGAATGACGGGTTGTCCTAATGGCTGTGCTCGTCCTTATATGGCTGAACTCGGTTTTGTCGGTAGCGCTCCTGAAGCTTATCAAGTCTGGTTAGGAGGTTCCCCCAATCAAACGGTCTTAGCTCAGCCTTACGTTGAAAAACTCCCCATAAGTGAGTTAGAGAGCTTTTTAGAGCCTATTTTGTTGTTTTTCCGCAATTCTCGTCGAGAAAACGAAAGTTTTGGTGAGTTTTGTCATCGCGTTGGTTTTGAAGCGATCAGAAAGTTTACGACTAAATCTGAAAAACGCAACCGCAAGAGTCAGCACCGCATTGGTATCCCTGATGATGCATACACTCGGTTAAAAGCGATTTCCCTCGCTGAAAATAAACCAATGAATCTCATCGTAGCTGAGGCGTTAGAGGTTTACTTCTCGAGGGAGGTTTTAGAGAAAAATAGCCCTACCTAA